The Treponema pectinovorum genome includes a window with the following:
- a CDS encoding YkgJ family cysteine cluster protein codes for MSEISWILNKLKDTREAEILMQVESCYEKIGEKQNAWYKKSNFTCPEGCGTCCHGFEPDVLEAEALYMAAWLIENQRDVALKLCQGIFPFDNGKTCPFHNFENPYHCSVYKGRAFICRIFGASGSRAKDGSLVWRPCKFYPSEKLKEHNPTLEHRQYSQDEIEKIFGTLPPAMSDLMEQGVNISVENKRTALLREVLPQAVRRLFWIIQLGNGGDNDNDNGNDNAA; via the coding sequence ATGTCAGAAATTTCTTGGATTTTAAACAAACTTAAAGACACCAGAGAAGCAGAAATTCTTATGCAAGTTGAATCCTGCTACGAAAAAATAGGTGAAAAGCAGAACGCTTGGTACAAAAAGTCGAATTTTACCTGCCCGGAAGGTTGTGGAACTTGCTGTCATGGGTTTGAACCCGATGTTCTTGAAGCCGAAGCACTTTACATGGCGGCATGGCTTATCGAAAATCAGCGAGATGTTGCTTTAAAACTTTGTCAGGGGATTTTCCCTTTCGATAACGGAAAAACTTGTCCGTTTCATAATTTTGAAAATCCGTATCATTGTTCGGTTTACAAAGGCAGAGCGTTTATCTGTAGAATTTTTGGTGCGTCTGGGAGCAGGGCAAAAGATGGGAGCCTTGTCTGGCGACCATGCAAATTTTATCCGAGCGAAAAACTGAAAGAACACAATCCTACTCTTGAACACAGGCAATATTCTCAAGATGAAATTGAAAAAATATTTGGAACTTTGCCACCAGCGATGAGTGATTTAATGGAACAAGGCGTAAATATTTCTGTTGAAAATAAACGAACCGCTCTGTTACGCGAAGTTCTTCCTCAAGCGGTGCGAAGACTTTTTTGGATAATACAACTCGGAAACGGTGGAGATAACGACAATGATAATGGAAATGATAACGCAGCATAG
- the glmS gene encoding glutamine--fructose-6-phosphate transaminase (isomerizing): MCGIVGYIGVKDATPVLINALKKLEYRGYDSAGIAVLGGDEIIVRKAKGALKFLEKKIADETIKGNIGIGHTRWATHGEPSDINAHPHTNVSGTIAVVHNGIIENYLKLKAWLQSQGVVFTSQTDTEVVAHLINYFYENSGDIFDSVLRSLEKLEGSYALGVICKDFPDRVIAARKDSPLIVGVGEGENFIASDVPAVLEYTRKVHFLNQRELAVLYCDHVDLFNDSGEKIIREPSYVDWDLSSAEKDGYAHFMLKEIHEQAKALTDTLRPRLVMKDKIPVDIKFDEVEFGDVWKNAQNIVITACGTAYHAGIVGKYAFEKYARVPVTVDVASEFRYRNPILKKDDIFIVISQSGETADTLAALRLAKEAGAKVIAITNTVGSSVSREADCVIYTWAGNEIAVASTKAYTTQLMCLYLLAIKMAELRGNIDKKSYHSILKQLLEIPEKVSVILKNQTEIQKFSALQFNKTKIFYIGRLFDSATSLESALKLKEVSYMHCEAFAAGELKHGPIALVDSDTLVIAIATSPKLYEKLASNILEVKARGAATMVITQDNTNAFRDCADTIIKIPEVDEGLASMLSIIPAQLFAYYCAIQKGLDPDKPRNLAKSVTVE, from the coding sequence ATGTGTGGAATTGTTGGCTATATTGGTGTAAAAGATGCTACACCTGTTCTTATAAACGCATTAAAAAAGCTTGAATATAGAGGTTATGATTCTGCGGGAATTGCGGTTTTGGGCGGTGATGAAATAATCGTTCGCAAGGCAAAAGGTGCTTTAAAATTTCTAGAAAAAAAGATTGCAGACGAAACGATAAAGGGTAATATCGGAATTGGTCATACTCGTTGGGCAACTCACGGCGAACCTAGCGACATAAACGCACATCCTCACACAAATGTAAGCGGAACAATCGCTGTTGTTCATAATGGAATAATCGAAAATTATTTAAAACTCAAAGCCTGGTTGCAGAGTCAAGGCGTTGTTTTTACCAGTCAGACGGATACGGAAGTTGTCGCTCACCTTATCAACTATTTTTACGAAAATTCTGGTGATATATTCGATTCAGTTTTGCGTTCTTTGGAAAAATTGGAAGGAAGTTATGCCTTGGGTGTTATCTGTAAAGATTTTCCAGATAGAGTTATTGCAGCAAGAAAGGACAGCCCTCTTATAGTAGGAGTTGGCGAAGGCGAAAATTTTATTGCAAGCGATGTTCCTGCGGTCCTTGAATACACGCGTAAAGTTCATTTTTTAAATCAGCGGGAACTTGCAGTTTTGTATTGCGACCATGTGGATTTATTCAACGATTCTGGCGAAAAGATTATACGAGAACCTTCTTATGTTGACTGGGATTTGTCATCCGCAGAAAAAGATGGTTATGCACACTTTATGTTGAAAGAAATTCACGAGCAGGCAAAAGCTCTTACAGATACTTTGAGACCTCGCCTCGTGATGAAAGATAAAATTCCTGTGGATATAAAATTTGACGAAGTTGAATTTGGAGATGTATGGAAAAATGCACAAAATATCGTGATAACTGCTTGTGGAACTGCGTACCATGCAGGCATTGTTGGAAAATACGCCTTTGAAAAATACGCTCGTGTTCCCGTTACAGTGGATGTTGCGTCTGAGTTTAGATACAGAAATCCGATTCTTAAAAAAGACGATATATTCATAGTCATAAGCCAGTCAGGCGAAACTGCGGATACACTTGCAGCGTTGAGACTTGCAAAAGAAGCTGGAGCAAAAGTTATCGCTATAACAAATACTGTAGGTTCTTCCGTTAGCAGAGAAGCGGACTGCGTAATTTATACTTGGGCAGGAAACGAAATTGCCGTTGCTTCAACAAAAGCGTATACAACCCAACTTATGTGCTTGTATTTGCTTGCAATAAAAATGGCTGAGCTTAGAGGCAATATCGACAAAAAATCTTATCATTCTATTTTAAAGCAATTATTAGAAATTCCTGAAAAAGTTAGCGTGATATTAAAAAATCAAACTGAAATTCAGAAATTCTCTGCGCTTCAATTTAATAAAACAAAAATCTTCTATATAGGACGCCTTTTTGACAGTGCAACTTCCCTAGAAAGTGCTTTAAAACTAAAGGAAGTAAGTTATATGCATTGTGAAGCGTTTGCCGCTGGAGAATTAAAACATGGCCCTATTGCTCTTGTCGACAGCGATACCTTAGTTATAGCGATTGCAACTTCTCCAAAACTCTACGAAAAGCTCGCTTCTAATATATTGGAAGTAAAAGCTAGAGGTGCTGCAACTATGGTAATAACACAGGACAACACAAATGCCTTTAGAGATTGTGCAGATACGATTATAAAAATCCCTGAAGTTGACGAGGGACTTGCGTCTATGCTTTCTATAATTCCTGCGCAACTTTTTGCATATTACTGTGCTATTCAAAAAGGTCTGGATCCAGACAAGCCACGCAATCTCGCAAAAAGCGTTACCGTTGAATGA
- a CDS encoding rhamnogalacturonan acetylesterase yields the protein MNILCLGDSIMQYNDWTSYPQTGWVQLLDRFFERDVKILNFARNGRSSKSFIAEGRFDEVLKVAVKGDFALIQFAHNDEKIKDSTRYTSAERGGEFRKNLIFFAEELQKKGCIPIFLTPVTRRSFLDEHTIENTHSSYQTAIIETANELNLPFVDLTGLSMAFFESLGKTKSRNLFMNFDAGLYQNYPEGKNDDSHLRSDGAYAICKLFVSDVLKNKDKFSDFKILSEKICLRGIYCDREIDDEKLMWK from the coding sequence ATGAATATTTTATGCCTTGGCGACAGCATAATGCAATACAACGACTGGACATCTTATCCTCAAACTGGATGGGTGCAGCTTCTCGATAGATTTTTTGAGCGTGATGTAAAAATCTTAAATTTTGCGCGAAATGGACGAAGTTCAAAAAGTTTTATAGCCGAAGGTCGATTTGATGAAGTTCTAAAAGTGGCTGTAAAAGGCGATTTTGCCCTCATTCAGTTTGCGCATAACGACGAAAAAATAAAAGATTCAACAAGGTATACATCTGCCGAGCGTGGAGGTGAATTCCGAAAAAATCTGATTTTCTTTGCAGAAGAATTGCAGAAAAAAGGTTGTATTCCGATTTTTTTGACACCTGTAACTCGTCGCTCTTTTTTGGATGAGCATACGATTGAAAATACTCATTCTTCGTATCAAACTGCGATAATCGAAACTGCAAACGAATTGAATTTACCGTTCGTTGACCTTACAGGTTTGTCCATGGCTTTTTTTGAATCTCTTGGAAAAACAAAATCTCGCAATTTGTTTATGAACTTTGACGCAGGTTTGTATCAAAACTATCCAGAAGGCAAAAATGATGACAGCCATCTTCGTTCGGACGGCGCATACGCAATATGTAAACTTTTTGTAAGCGATGTTCTAAAAAACAAAGATAAATTTTCAGACTTCAAAATTCTCAGCGAAAAAATTTGTTTAAGGGGAATCTACTGCGACAGAGAAATTGATGATGAAAAATTGATGTGGAAATAG
- a CDS encoding DUF3943 domain-containing protein, protein MKFNKKISYLFFLSIFLSAQYIFAENFSQEIKFNFSSLAATENQNLPFEKADSWSEKKHPFVALSGALGVNVLISTWNRYMIGSDWAKVGWDEWNHFWERKLTWDRDWYWTNFFLHPYQGSLYYMAARGSNLNKLESLAVTFLGSYTWEYLCESNAPSKNDMVFTTIGSFCVGEMFFRLSAEADEISKFLSYAINPQRIWTQSVWKIKQKRGGNNIHSLSLGFDIGNIVANTKVNNMDSSLYPEREIYPVFSMFEFNVVYNDPFTHDSNSPYSQFDLYVHGGIGKGSGKAGYCAYENIDEKLFYDIRIFSDGMLFARNLNLSENTESSLGAVMIYDFEWHSYYMLSSLAPGFAFKQRVNLPDAKLEWQAMLAGILLGNTDYYYFHRKLTPVFDVSCNYNNTIGGETILKFHYKKENGFDAGLDFRGYAMYDFYDQLQDGADTGFEFIGLLTASVQIPLSKTVRIGLKDELYGKVTSYKKIDDVKQLVNTGRFFCKFELK, encoded by the coding sequence ATGAAATTCAATAAAAAAATTTCTTACTTGTTTTTTTTGTCCATCTTTTTATCGGCTCAATATATTTTTGCTGAAAATTTTTCTCAGGAAATAAAATTCAATTTTTCATCTTTAGCTGCAACAGAAAATCAAAATCTTCCTTTTGAAAAAGCAGATTCTTGGAGCGAAAAAAAACATCCTTTTGTTGCACTTTCAGGCGCTTTGGGGGTTAATGTTTTAATTTCAACCTGGAATCGTTATATGATTGGTTCCGACTGGGCAAAAGTGGGCTGGGACGAGTGGAATCATTTTTGGGAGAGAAAATTAACCTGGGACAGAGACTGGTACTGGACTAACTTTTTTTTACATCCTTATCAAGGTTCGCTATATTATATGGCAGCCCGCGGTTCAAATCTAAATAAACTTGAATCTTTAGCGGTAACTTTTTTGGGTTCGTATACTTGGGAATATCTTTGCGAATCAAATGCACCGTCAAAAAATGACATGGTTTTTACAACGATAGGTTCTTTTTGCGTTGGAGAAATGTTTTTCAGGCTTAGCGCAGAAGCGGATGAAATAAGCAAATTTCTTTCGTATGCGATAAATCCGCAGCGTATTTGGACGCAGTCCGTTTGGAAAATAAAACAAAAGAGAGGCGGAAACAACATTCATTCGCTTTCTTTAGGTTTTGATATTGGAAATATCGTTGCAAACACAAAAGTAAACAATATGGATTCTTCGCTCTATCCTGAAAGAGAAATTTATCCTGTTTTTTCTATGTTTGAATTTAATGTTGTCTATAACGATCCTTTTACGCACGATTCAAATTCTCCGTACAGCCAATTTGACCTTTACGTTCATGGCGGAATTGGGAAGGGGTCCGGAAAAGCTGGCTATTGTGCTTATGAAAATATTGATGAAAAACTTTTTTACGATATAAGAATTTTTTCTGACGGAATGCTTTTTGCTCGCAATTTAAATCTTTCGGAAAATACAGAAAGCTCTTTGGGTGCCGTAATGATTTATGATTTTGAATGGCATTCGTATTATATGCTTTCATCTTTGGCACCTGGTTTTGCATTTAAACAGAGAGTTAATCTTCCTGATGCTAAATTGGAATGGCAAGCGATGCTTGCAGGAATTTTATTGGGAAATACAGACTATTATTATTTTCACAGAAAATTAACGCCTGTCTTTGATGTTAGTTGCAATTACAACAATACGATTGGGGGCGAAACGATTTTAAAATTCCATTATAAAAAAGAAAATGGTTTTGATGCAGGCTTGGATTTTCGTGGATACGCAATGTACGATTTTTATGATCAGTTGCAGGACGGTGCGGACACAGGGTTTGAATTTATAGGGCTTTTGACGGCTTCTGTTCAAATTCCGCTTTCTAAAACTGTAAGAATCGGTTTAAAAGATGAACTTTACGGCAAGGTTACCTCCTATAAAAAAATTGACGATGTAAAGCAGCTTGTAAACACGGGAAGATTTTTTTGTAAGTTTGAGTTAAAATAG
- a CDS encoding pyridoxal-phosphate dependent enzyme: MKFVSTRGQKQPVDFKKAILDCLPSDGGLYVPFVEADLRRWILYCDSNTSFANIAGTLTSACINDEFSPIICETIASKAFTFVPELKKIDERLYSLKLYNTPTGSHKDFGISYLVNCIETIHSLEGGFSTFLDASIGELGVSLARSLVGKKYVKAVLVYPKGFVRGIEEQDCIWNGGNILPIEVDGTEADCHAIVRKIFDDRNLVEKYRLTVANTANIGRLMPQMFFYPYAFTRLKKEVHSDIYYAMPCGNYSNLVAGLYTWKLSLPVSGFICPATASLGVDPMDICTIPDDIVPFEKRYAADPASPSNLERLEYIFNRNSLMLKNFIFPANVSEVEAEDACRELYMKYSIFADKSTSSAYAAIKKRNEMLCEDESQAVLIERDDPALSLEYVRHATGICPEVKENVANALKKTELKHAFIKNPQEVIELMQKFL, translated from the coding sequence ATGAAATTTGTAAGCACTAGAGGTCAAAAACAACCTGTTGATTTTAAAAAAGCGATTTTGGACTGTCTTCCGTCAGACGGTGGACTTTATGTGCCTTTTGTAGAGGCGGATTTAAGAAGATGGATTTTGTATTGCGACAGCAACACATCTTTTGCAAATATTGCAGGAACACTGACTTCTGCCTGTATAAATGATGAATTTTCTCCGATTATCTGCGAAACAATAGCGTCTAAGGCCTTTACTTTTGTGCCTGAACTAAAAAAAATTGATGAAAGGCTTTATTCTTTAAAACTTTACAATACGCCAACAGGAAGCCACAAAGATTTTGGAATTTCGTATCTTGTAAACTGCATAGAAACCATACATTCGCTGGAAGGCGGATTTTCTACTTTTTTGGATGCGAGCATTGGTGAATTGGGAGTTAGCCTTGCAAGAAGTTTGGTTGGCAAAAAATACGTAAAAGCGGTTCTCGTGTATCCGAAAGGATTTGTGCGTGGAATTGAAGAGCAGGACTGCATCTGGAACGGCGGCAATATTCTTCCGATAGAAGTGGATGGAACAGAAGCGGATTGCCATGCGATTGTGCGTAAAATTTTTGATGACAGAAATCTTGTCGAAAAATACAGATTAACAGTTGCAAATACTGCAAATATTGGCAGGTTGATGCCGCAGATGTTTTTTTATCCTTATGCATTTACGCGTTTAAAAAAGGAAGTTCATTCGGATATATATTATGCAATGCCGTGTGGAAATTACAGCAATCTTGTGGCGGGACTTTACACTTGGAAGTTGAGCCTTCCTGTTAGTGGTTTTATCTGTCCTGCAACTGCGAGCCTTGGTGTAGATCCAATGGATATTTGTACAATCCCAGACGATATTGTTCCGTTTGAAAAACGCTACGCAGCAGATCCTGCAAGTCCATCCAACCTTGAGCGCCTTGAATACATATTTAACAGAAATTCGTTGATGTTAAAGAATTTTATTTTTCCTGCAAATGTAAGCGAAGTCGAAGCGGAAGACGCTTGTCGGGAACTCTATATGAAATATTCAATATTTGCGGATAAGAGTACTTCCAGCGCGTATGCGGCGATAAAAAAACGCAACGAAATGCTTTGTGAAGATGAATCGCAGGCGGTTTTAATTGAAAGGGATGACCCGGCGTTGAGCCTTGAATATGTTCGCCACGCTACAGGCATTTGTCCAGAAGTAAAAGAAAATGTTGCGAATGCTCTTAAAAAGACAGAGCTAAAACATGCTTTTATAAAAAATCCGCAGGAAGTTATTGAACTTATGCAAAAATTTCTGTAA